The following proteins are co-located in the Microbulbifer sp. VAAF005 genome:
- a CDS encoding heavy metal translocating P-type ATPase — protein sequence MTLSSSSCYHCGLPVPPGSNHSVVIDGAARDMCCPGCEAVASAIVSGGLDGFYRFREKESDRPEEAQPQDRWAAYDLQEVQQQFVHDWDNGNKIASLLISGITCAACVWLIEKHLGQLDGIEKVSVNASTQRAQIGFNPDKIKPSELFGELERIGYRPAPATAANQESVIQSEHRAALRRLGVAGLGTMQVMMFAIALYFGAAAEEGVGEFERYFRWVSLLVATPVVFYAARPFFSAALRSLRARHLSMDVPVSLAIGMAYVASFYATVFGTGEVYFESISMFTFFLLLGRTVEMRARHRAGLASGGLAQLLPMTAAKYQGDDIVYVPVAALAAGDKVLLRPGDTVPADGEVLEGVSGVDESLLSGESALQQKSAGSPVYAGSVNGDSTLTIRITAAGQSTRLSAIERLVERAQLDKPHQVALADRVAGIFVGVVLFAALAAFVVWWQIDPSRAFWVSLSVLVVTCPCALSLATPAALASATLRLQQLGLLVAGGSLLETLPRIGRVLFDKTGTLTRGEPRILHIDLLRSNWSEQRVKDVAAALESQTNHPLARAFRAWRGNLIATDLKVHTGAGLEGQIEGGSYRLGKASFVFPEDVSTPEGEGQWLLLGDSLGPIAWIALGDKLRNSATTAVEGLTEQGLSVELLSGDQSAEVERLAGRAGIDNYRAGASPEDKLSHMKQLQSDGEKVLMVGDGINDVPVLSGADASVAMMSAADLAQSRADAILLNGDLEVLPKAIELAHKCRRIVRQNLAWALGYNVIALPLAFCGLVPPWAAAIGMSLSSLIVVLNALRLSRGQEVDENPVSAAA from the coding sequence ATGACTTTGTCTTCCTCCTCCTGTTATCACTGTGGACTCCCAGTCCCTCCCGGCAGCAACCACTCGGTGGTGATCGACGGGGCCGCCCGGGATATGTGTTGTCCAGGCTGTGAGGCGGTGGCCAGCGCTATCGTTTCCGGTGGTCTGGATGGCTTTTATCGCTTCCGGGAGAAGGAGAGCGACAGGCCGGAGGAAGCTCAACCCCAGGACCGCTGGGCGGCTTACGATTTACAGGAAGTGCAGCAGCAGTTCGTTCACGATTGGGATAACGGCAACAAGATTGCCTCGCTGTTGATTAGCGGTATTACCTGTGCAGCCTGTGTGTGGCTGATAGAAAAGCACCTGGGGCAGTTGGACGGGATTGAGAAGGTCTCTGTCAACGCCAGCACCCAGCGTGCCCAGATCGGTTTTAATCCCGACAAGATCAAACCCAGTGAGCTGTTTGGCGAACTGGAGCGGATTGGCTACCGGCCGGCCCCGGCCACTGCGGCCAACCAGGAAAGTGTGATCCAGAGCGAACACCGCGCCGCCCTGCGCCGCCTGGGTGTCGCTGGACTCGGCACCATGCAGGTGATGATGTTTGCCATCGCCCTGTATTTCGGTGCTGCCGCGGAAGAGGGCGTCGGCGAGTTTGAGCGCTACTTCCGCTGGGTTTCCCTACTGGTGGCAACGCCAGTGGTTTTCTATGCGGCGCGCCCATTTTTCAGCGCCGCTTTGCGCAGTCTGCGCGCTCGACACCTGAGTATGGATGTGCCAGTGTCCCTGGCGATTGGTATGGCCTATGTCGCCAGCTTTTACGCCACCGTATTCGGCACCGGTGAGGTGTACTTCGAATCTATCTCCATGTTCACCTTCTTCCTGTTGTTGGGGCGGACGGTGGAAATGCGCGCCCGCCATCGGGCGGGCTTAGCCAGCGGTGGTTTGGCTCAGTTGCTGCCGATGACGGCGGCCAAATACCAAGGGGACGATATTGTCTATGTACCGGTGGCCGCATTGGCCGCTGGCGATAAAGTTTTGTTGCGCCCGGGAGACACTGTCCCCGCCGATGGGGAGGTGCTGGAGGGCGTTAGTGGTGTGGATGAATCCCTGCTCAGCGGTGAATCGGCACTGCAACAGAAGTCTGCTGGCAGCCCGGTTTATGCCGGTAGTGTCAACGGCGATTCCACCCTGACTATTCGAATCACGGCAGCGGGGCAGTCGACTCGCTTGTCCGCTATTGAGCGCCTGGTAGAACGGGCGCAATTAGATAAACCCCACCAAGTGGCCCTGGCAGATCGGGTTGCGGGTATTTTTGTCGGCGTCGTTTTATTCGCGGCACTGGCGGCGTTTGTTGTCTGGTGGCAAATCGATCCCAGTCGCGCTTTTTGGGTGTCCCTGTCTGTTTTGGTGGTGACTTGCCCCTGTGCACTGTCGCTGGCAACCCCTGCTGCCCTGGCCTCCGCCACCCTGCGTTTACAGCAGTTGGGGCTTCTTGTGGCTGGAGGCAGCCTACTGGAAACTCTGCCGCGTATCGGCCGGGTGCTGTTCGACAAGACCGGTACCCTGACGCGCGGTGAGCCGAGAATCCTGCATATTGATTTGCTGCGGTCCAACTGGAGCGAGCAGCGGGTTAAGGATGTTGCCGCTGCCCTGGAATCCCAAACCAATCACCCCCTGGCCAGGGCCTTCCGCGCCTGGCGTGGCAATCTCATCGCCACTGATCTGAAAGTCCATACCGGAGCCGGCCTGGAAGGGCAGATCGAGGGGGGCAGTTACCGGCTGGGTAAGGCGAGCTTTGTCTTCCCTGAGGATGTTTCTACGCCCGAAGGGGAGGGGCAGTGGCTGCTGCTCGGCGACTCCCTGGGCCCTATTGCCTGGATTGCGTTGGGGGATAAGTTACGGAACTCGGCAACCACCGCTGTTGAGGGTTTGACTGAGCAAGGTCTTTCAGTGGAACTGCTCAGTGGTGACCAGTCTGCGGAAGTTGAGCGGCTGGCAGGGCGAGCGGGTATCGACAACTACCGCGCCGGTGCCTCGCCAGAGGACAAGCTCAGCCATATGAAGCAGCTGCAAAGCGATGGTGAGAAGGTGTTAATGGTAGGGGATGGCATCAATGATGTGCCAGTGCTCTCTGGTGCCGATGCCTCTGTGGCGATGATGTCTGCGGCGGATCTGGCCCAGTCCCGCGCCGATGCCATTTTGCTGAACGGAGATCTCGAAGTGCTGCCCAAAGCTATAGAGCTGGCGCACAAGTGCCGCCGAATTGTGCGGCAAAATCTGGCATGGGCTCTGGGCTACAACGTGATTGCCCTGCCACTGGCATTTTGCGGTCTGGTGCCGCCCTGGGCTGCGGCAATCGGTATGTCCCTGAGTTCTTTGATCGTAGTGCTAAATGCGTTGCGTCTGTCCCGTGGACAGGAAGTCGACGAAAACCCTGTGAGCGCCGCGGCTTAA
- a CDS encoding FixH family protein, whose amino-acid sequence MNEPTPKPWYREPWAWMVLAPLIAVVVVSTITVSIAVRFADDKVSDTYYKDSRMYHFSAEQDLRAKELGLAALVQFQPAENTVVVELNGDLDYPKALLLTLSHPVESDLDKHIELSQLSVGRYQGTLPEGVGNRWYLRLMPELDPDAHQDANWRLKGEINFDLGNAAPLNAVTQ is encoded by the coding sequence ATGAATGAACCAACCCCAAAACCCTGGTACCGGGAACCTTGGGCGTGGATGGTACTGGCTCCACTGATTGCAGTGGTGGTCGTCTCCACAATTACAGTCTCGATAGCGGTGCGCTTTGCTGACGATAAAGTCAGTGATACCTACTACAAAGACAGCCGCATGTATCACTTTAGCGCCGAGCAGGACTTGCGCGCGAAAGAGCTGGGTCTGGCCGCTTTGGTCCAGTTTCAGCCAGCTGAAAACACGGTTGTCGTGGAGCTGAATGGCGACCTCGACTACCCCAAGGCCCTACTGCTCACATTGAGCCACCCGGTGGAGTCTGACCTGGATAAGCATATCGAGCTCTCCCAGCTCTCTGTGGGCCGCTACCAGGGCACCTTGCCTGAAGGCGTTGGGAATCGCTGGTATCTGCGCTTAATGCCGGAACTCGATCCTGATGCGCATCAGGACGCCAACTGGCGCCTGAAAGGTGAAATCAACTTCGATCTCGGCAATGCCGCGCCACTGAACGCAGTAACTCAATGA
- the ccoG gene encoding cytochrome c oxidase accessory protein CcoG — MSDLIPTREEQEGDGEVRYRMLYESEDKVYIRHIKGVFTRVRKYTGLPLLLAFFFLPWINIDGRQSVFFDLPTRQFHIFWTTFGPQDGFLLGWLLIIAAFALFAVTTLLGRVWCGFTCPQTVWTMMFIWAERVCEGDRNKRMKLDKAPWNLEKVLRKGGTHTIWLLISLATALAFVGYFYGVRELVVDLATFNAHPQGVFWVAFFTFATYMNAGFLREQVCKYMCPYARFQSVMYDEDTLAVYYDAKRGETRGPRKKNVDYKAEGMGDCIDCYWCVQVCPVDIDIRDGMQYECINCGLCVDACNSVMDKMGYEQGLIRFTSEDELQGGKTRFLRPRLFGYALILIAMTGLFAQQVMTRSPIEAEVSRDRGTRMFRESQGQVQNVYTVKINNMDQAPHEFTIKVEGKPEYDYSVRRPRTIYLVPGEMFSVPIRVSVPREQLKDTKHDIEIVVQAVDNPELVDKHRTVFIGPKQ; from the coding sequence GTGAGTGATTTAATTCCAACCCGTGAGGAACAGGAAGGTGATGGCGAAGTTCGCTATCGCATGCTGTATGAGTCGGAAGACAAAGTCTACATCCGACATATCAAGGGTGTTTTCACCCGTGTTCGCAAATATACCGGCCTGCCTTTGCTGCTGGCTTTCTTCTTCCTACCCTGGATCAATATCGACGGGCGCCAGTCGGTCTTCTTTGATCTTCCCACCCGCCAATTCCATATTTTCTGGACTACTTTCGGCCCCCAAGACGGCTTCCTTCTAGGTTGGCTGCTGATCATTGCCGCCTTTGCGCTGTTTGCGGTCACCACATTGCTGGGCAGGGTGTGGTGTGGCTTCACCTGTCCGCAGACCGTCTGGACCATGATGTTTATCTGGGCAGAAAGGGTTTGTGAAGGCGATCGCAATAAGCGAATGAAGCTCGACAAGGCCCCCTGGAACCTGGAAAAGGTCCTGCGCAAGGGTGGCACGCACACCATCTGGCTGCTGATCTCGCTGGCAACTGCACTGGCCTTTGTGGGCTATTTCTACGGTGTGCGCGAGCTAGTCGTGGATCTGGCGACGTTTAACGCGCACCCGCAGGGTGTTTTCTGGGTCGCTTTCTTCACTTTTGCCACCTATATGAACGCGGGCTTCCTGCGCGAGCAGGTGTGTAAATACATGTGCCCCTATGCCCGTTTCCAGTCGGTGATGTACGACGAGGATACGCTGGCGGTTTACTACGATGCCAAGCGGGGTGAGACCCGTGGTCCGCGCAAAAAGAACGTGGATTACAAGGCGGAAGGTATGGGTGACTGTATCGACTGCTACTGGTGTGTTCAGGTGTGTCCGGTGGATATCGATATCCGCGACGGCATGCAGTACGAATGTATCAATTGTGGCCTCTGTGTCGACGCCTGTAACAGTGTTATGGACAAGATGGGCTATGAGCAGGGTTTGATTCGCTTCACCTCTGAGGATGAATTACAGGGTGGAAAGACCCGCTTCCTGCGTCCACGCCTGTTTGGTTACGCACTGATTCTTATTGCCATGACAGGCCTGTTTGCACAGCAGGTGATGACTCGCAGCCCTATCGAGGCTGAAGTCTCCCGCGATCGCGGTACCCGTATGTTCCGTGAGTCCCAAGGGCAGGTGCAAAATGTCTACACGGTGAAAATCAACAACATGGATCAGGCTCCCCACGAATTCACCATCAAGGTGGAAGGTAAGCCTGAATACGATTACTCCGTTCGCAGGCCAAGAACTATTTACCTGGTGCCGGGAGAGATGTTCTCCGTTCCTATTCGGGTCAGTGTTCCCAGAGAGCAGCTGAAGGATACCAAGCACGATATAGAGATTGTTGTCCAAGCAGTCGACAATCCTGAGCTGGTTGATAAGCACCGAACGGTGTTTATTGGTCCAAAGCAGTAG
- the ccoS gene encoding cbb3-type cytochrome oxidase assembly protein CcoS has protein sequence MESLYFLIPIAVILVGFAVKLFFWAVNNGQYDDLETEGRRILFDDDDVQQDKSDSERKQEK, from the coding sequence ATGGAAAGTCTGTATTTCCTGATTCCCATTGCGGTGATTTTGGTTGGCTTTGCGGTGAAGCTCTTTTTCTGGGCCGTGAATAACGGACAGTACGATGACCTGGAAACGGAAGGTCGTCGCATTTTGTTTGATGACGATGATGTTCAGCAGGACAAATCTGATTCGGAAAGGAAGCAGGAGAAGTAA
- the ccoP gene encoding cytochrome-c oxidase, cbb3-type subunit III has protein sequence MSTFWSVWVIVLTLANLALITWVLFANRKVAVDDQAEPENKTTGHVYDGIEEYDNPLPKWWFMLFVATLVFSAGYLVVYPGLGNFKGVGDWTSVGALEASQAKAQERFHETFGKYENMPIEQIAQSPEAIKMGSRIFANNCAVCHGADAGGNFGFPNLTDNAWLYGGTPEKILETLYNGRQGMMPPQGPVIGEEGVRNATEYVLSLNGLEHDTAMAAEGQKVFNTVCMACHGMDAKGNQMLGAPNLTDDIWLYGKKREQIQHTIRGGRTNMMPAQKDKLREDKIRLVAAYVYSLSQQEEEKQ, from the coding sequence GAGTACATTCTGGAGTGTGTGGGTAATTGTGCTCACCCTCGCCAATCTGGCGTTGATTACCTGGGTACTGTTCGCCAACCGAAAGGTGGCAGTGGATGACCAGGCTGAACCGGAAAACAAAACCACGGGCCACGTTTACGACGGCATCGAGGAATACGACAACCCGCTGCCCAAGTGGTGGTTCATGTTGTTTGTCGCCACCCTGGTGTTCTCTGCGGGATATCTGGTGGTTTACCCGGGTCTGGGTAACTTCAAAGGTGTTGGCGACTGGACTTCTGTCGGTGCATTGGAAGCTTCCCAGGCTAAGGCTCAGGAGAGATTCCACGAGACCTTCGGTAAGTACGAGAATATGCCGATCGAGCAGATTGCGCAGAGCCCCGAAGCCATCAAGATGGGTTCCCGGATCTTCGCTAACAACTGTGCGGTATGTCACGGTGCAGATGCCGGTGGTAACTTCGGCTTCCCGAACCTGACTGATAACGCCTGGCTGTACGGCGGCACTCCGGAAAAAATCCTGGAAACCCTGTACAACGGTCGTCAGGGCATGATGCCTCCTCAGGGTCCGGTGATCGGTGAGGAAGGTGTTAGAAATGCGACAGAGTATGTTCTCTCCCTGAACGGCCTGGAGCATGACACCGCCATGGCCGCCGAAGGTCAGAAGGTATTCAACACCGTGTGTATGGCTTGTCACGGTATGGATGCCAAAGGCAACCAAATGCTGGGTGCGCCAAACCTGACCGACGACATCTGGCTGTACGGTAAGAAGCGCGAACAGATCCAACACACTATCCGCGGAGGTCGTACAAATATGATGCCCGCGCAAAAAGACAAACTGCGTGAAGACAAGATTCGCCTCGTAGCGGCCTATGTCTACAGCCTGTCCCAACAGGAAGAAGAAAAGCAGTAA
- the nadC gene encoding carboxylating nicotinate-nucleotide diphosphorylase: MRPQDTAIPNITADLQRSVQVALEEDIGSGDITAQLIPEDRNARARVITREDCTLSGRAWVEAVFHALDPELVLTWHFEDGDRISANAVIFELEGNARAILTGERAALNFLQTLSGTATTAAEFAARAEGTEVKILDTRKTIPGLRSAQKYAVLCGGCHNHRIGLYDAFLIKENHIFAAGGIEHAVAQARVIKPEALIEVEVENIEELEQALAVGVDVIMLDEFNDEDTRTALKLAKGKAKIELSGSVDRDRIAQLAELEVDYISSGSLTKHLRAIDLSLRIDL; this comes from the coding sequence ATGCGACCACAAGACACGGCTATTCCCAATATCACTGCCGACCTGCAACGCTCAGTTCAGGTGGCCCTGGAAGAAGATATTGGTAGTGGCGATATCACCGCCCAGCTGATCCCAGAGGACCGCAATGCGCGGGCCCGGGTAATCACCCGCGAAGATTGCACTCTGAGTGGTCGCGCCTGGGTAGAGGCTGTATTCCACGCCCTGGACCCGGAACTCGTCCTCACCTGGCACTTCGAGGACGGCGACCGCATCAGCGCCAACGCCGTTATTTTTGAGCTGGAAGGCAATGCCCGCGCTATCCTCACCGGCGAGCGCGCCGCACTGAATTTCCTGCAAACCTTATCCGGTACTGCCACAACCGCTGCAGAGTTCGCTGCGCGAGCTGAGGGCACTGAGGTGAAGATTCTCGACACCCGCAAGACCATTCCCGGTCTGCGCAGCGCACAGAAATACGCCGTGCTTTGCGGTGGCTGCCACAATCACCGCATCGGTCTTTACGACGCCTTCCTGATCAAAGAGAACCATATCTTCGCCGCCGGAGGCATTGAACACGCCGTCGCCCAAGCGCGAGTGATCAAGCCGGAAGCCTTGATTGAAGTCGAAGTGGAAAATATTGAAGAGCTGGAGCAGGCGCTCGCCGTCGGTGTGGACGTGATTATGCTCGACGAATTCAATGATGAAGACACTAGAACGGCCCTGAAACTGGCCAAAGGCAAAGCCAAAATTGAGCTTTCCGGCAGTGTCGACCGGGATCGCATCGCTCAGTTAGCTGAACTGGAAGTGGACTATATCTCTTCTGGTAGCCTGACCAAGCACCTGCGCGCTATCGACCTATCCCTGCGGATCGACCTCTAG
- a CDS encoding sulfite exporter TauE/SafE family protein produces MGDWGFLAAALAIGFLGSSHCIGMCGGISGALGMAVPGKKTAWVQLGSYQLGRLGSYALMGALAGALGAAILPALTPLRFAAGIMLILMALYIGGIWQGLAWIEKGGRYLWRYVQPLSAKLLPVRSAGQALALGSLWGWLPCGLVYSALTFALAQGSAERSALAMFAFGLGTVPAMLATGAAAAQVRGIVQKPGVRYGFAAAILLFGIWTIWGAMGHGGHGDHANHGEMSGMEAPAEDKEEQGHHHHHH; encoded by the coding sequence GTGGGGGACTGGGGTTTTTTAGCGGCGGCTCTGGCTATCGGTTTTTTGGGTAGCAGTCACTGCATCGGTATGTGTGGGGGAATCTCCGGGGCGCTGGGTATGGCGGTACCGGGCAAAAAGACTGCTTGGGTGCAGCTGGGCTCTTACCAATTGGGTCGCCTGGGTAGCTATGCGCTGATGGGAGCGCTCGCCGGTGCCCTCGGTGCGGCGATACTGCCGGCACTAACTCCGCTGCGATTTGCCGCCGGGATCATGCTGATCCTGATGGCGCTGTATATCGGCGGTATCTGGCAGGGATTGGCTTGGATTGAAAAAGGGGGCCGTTACCTTTGGCGCTATGTGCAGCCACTATCGGCCAAATTACTGCCGGTTCGCTCTGCGGGGCAGGCATTGGCACTGGGCTCCCTGTGGGGCTGGTTGCCCTGTGGTTTGGTTTATAGCGCGCTGACTTTTGCCCTGGCCCAGGGCAGTGCCGAGCGGTCTGCCCTGGCGATGTTTGCTTTTGGTTTGGGCACCGTGCCGGCCATGCTGGCTACTGGCGCTGCGGCGGCGCAGGTGCGTGGCATAGTGCAAAAGCCGGGGGTTCGCTATGGTTTCGCCGCAGCGATTTTGCTGTTTGGTATCTGGACCATTTGGGGGGCTATGGGCCACGGTGGACACGGAGACCACGCCAACCACGGGGAGATGAGCGGGATGGAAGCCCCCGCCGAAGACAAAGAAGAGCAGGGACACCATCATCACCATCACTAA